The sequence CTGAATAATTTATGTACTGAAATGAACTCCTTACATGATGATCCAGTATTCCATATcaacaaataaaatgataattcaCCTCCTGCATTTCATGACTCTGTTAccatttattttgtcttattctttTGGGGATTACTCCACTAGTTCCCAAATTTTTGAGCCATTGAATGCCTGAAACACTCCAGGTTTGCTTTAATTGCAACATGCACAGATTTGTCATGGAAATAGTTTTTGAAATGCTTTCAGAAGAGcattttttacatctttgttCCTCAAACTATAGATAAGCGGATTCAGCATGGGAATAACAATGGTGTAGAATACAGACGCCACCTGTGCCTGGGTCAAGGAGGATGTGTTCTCAGGCTGCAAATATGTGAAAATCAGGGACCCATAGAAGATGGTCACCCCCATGATGTGGGACACACAGGTGGAAAAGGCTTTCTGTCTGCCTGCTGCAGACCGGATCTGCAGGATGGCTGAGATGATGGCCATGTAGGTGAAGGTGATGATGAAGAGAGAACTAAGAAGGGTGAAGCCAGCTAAAACAAAGATCACCATTTCTGTGCTGAATGCATCCAGGCAGGACAGGGCCAGAAGAGCTGTGGTGTCACAGAAAAAATGATTGATGCGGACATCACAGAATGCCAACCTGCTGATCACACAGATGGAGACCAGAGAATTGGTGAAGCCGATCACATAAGGCATGACTCCCAACCCCCTGCACACCTTCTGGGACATGACCACAGAATACAGTAAGGGATTGCAGATAGctacatagcggtcataggccatggacCCCAGGAGAAAGCACTCACTGCACACTAAACCCACAAAAAAGTACATCTGAACAAAGCAGCCAGCGAAGGAGATGGTTTTCCGGATTGACTGGAGATTTACCAGTGCCTTGGGTGTTACAGTAGAGGAATAAAATACATCAATGAATGCTAAATTGCTAAGGAAAAAGTACATAGGTGTGTGGAGCTGAGAGTCGATTCTGATTAACAGAATTAGTCCAAGGTTCCCCAAAACAGTGAAGagataaataaagagaaacatcATGAAGAGGCTGATTTGTAGTTCAGGGTGATTTGCAAATCCAGAGAGGATGAAGAATGTCACCTCCGTGAAGTTGTTCCCAGCCATTTCTGTCCACTCAGATCCTTGACTTCTCTGCTGAAAAATGATAGGAAAAGTTAGAGGAAATTCAAGTCCAAAGGAATGATAACCAGCACTAACCTAGACTCCCATAATGAGAGAGTAACAGATGGGAAGCAAATATTAAATGACTTCAAGTTAATTGAGAATTTGggcatgattttaatttttaaaaaatagaagtaacaAACAATCAAAATTCTAAGTTCACATTCATTGGAATTGATTGCACtctaaaaaaaaccccaaatctaTCTGGATTGTTTTTTAGAGAAATTTCTATAGAGATAAACCATCCTCTTCCCTTATCTATGCCTGGGGCCCAGTTCATATGCTTAGAAACTCACATACTGTAATTGATTGTATATTATTCTTAGAAAACATGAAACTCAGCTGGAAGTTTAAATTTTGATATGTAATGCTACCTTATGTGGCAGTCATAACATTTCAACAGCCAATAACTACTTTACAGGGTTGTTTTAGGTGCTTCATGAGCTCTTCTATGGGCATATCTAATAGTTCCTTGGACTCAATAAAACTTGCTAAATtttgcaaatatatatgtatgtaatttataaaatatatattttacaaaatgttacatataaacatatgcatatatttacatatagtaAGTGagatattatatgtgtatatattttttatatatatataaaatggagaagggcatggcaactcactccagcattcttgcctggagaatcccatggacagaggaccctggtgagctagagtccatgggtcacaaagatttggacaggactgagtgactaacacacacacacacacacacacacacacacacacactctatatatatatatgtgtatatatatatatgtatatatgtatgtatttaagtCCCCTAACACAAACCCCCAAggtgtgaactttcaaagatgtaaaTGTGCGTTCACACGCTCAATCACATGTCGGTTTTCATGTCTGGCGAGCGTTGTCCGTCCTCCACAATCGGTTGCGCTTTCGTGTATTTTACTGGACACTGCTGTGTGGAGCACAGTAGCGCAGAATCTTTATTCCAAGTGCAGGTTGGGCGGAAGCAAGCGTAAAAGCAGCAGGGATGTAGCTGGTACCGCTCGGAAGAGAATCAGGAAATGGCAAGCGGATTTGATTTATTTGAGGAGACACTGCTAGTTTCTTGAGGCGCAGGACCCGAACGTAGAATGGTGCATGAAAGCTGCAGCAGCCGTTCAGAATGCAATCCGTTGCCAGCCTGTCTCTGTGAGAAGAATAAAAGAGCTACTACTCAGACATCTCTGCACAGATTTTCCAAGAGGGCATTCATCGATAGAACTGGATCCGGCAAGGAACAAGAGCCCGTGCGTCGGCGTCGGGCCTGAGTGACCCCGCGCTTGCCCTGCTCTGCCGCTGACGATCGTCAGCTCTGCCGGCTCCCGGCCCCTCTCTGCTCTGCCGGCGGTGACTTTTCCTGCCCGCTCGCTCGGTGCCGGCCCCTGTGTGCCGGCTTAGTTCTGCGGTACCGCACTTTTCAAGGTACCGCACTGTAAGATTAaaactttccttcctcttttgtgtttgtttttatgcattAGCTGTGCAAAAATGATTATAAGCCGACTACAGGACAAAATTATACAGCTGACTGTGTTAGCCGGGTGCCTAGGCTAACTCTGTTGGACTTAATGAGCAAACTGGACTGACCAGTGTTCTCTAGGAACAGCACTCATTCACATGTAGGGGGCTCACGTgttaacagaaaaggaaagaaacgtCTTGTCTATTTtatgctgctgccaagtcgcttcagtcgtgtccgactccgtgtgaccccctAGATGTCAGCccacaggctcccccgtccccgggattctccaggaaagaatactggggtcggttgccatttccctctccattgccttctccgtgtttattttatatgttaatGCTAAAATCCTCTCTACTTTTGTTTTCTATCACATGCCCTTTCTTTCTATTAGTGAACATTTCTAAATGGGGAACATAGTCTATGATGCAGCCAAATCGTTTTGTCTCTGTGGTTAGAACCAGGTTTATTGCCAGCATGAAGCACTTGGTTATCTACAACATCAGGCAATAACTAATTCATTGCCAATAGCAGGATTCAACTCAATAATATGATGTGAAGAAGCCTAGAAATGGTAAAATGAATATGATttgttatatttaaaacagaaaattaaaatataaagtgatTTCACTAAAAATTAAAGAACTTATTTTCCTAGTTATATTGACATAAGCATGTGATAATAAGTAAAACTGAAACTGGTATGATATTAGTGTGGTTTATTTCAGACATACAGCACTCTGCTTGAGTAGCCCAAAGGAATCTTACGTTATATAAAGTACACCTAATCCCTTAGTATCTCTCATGTTCACAGTGCtccta comes from Cervus elaphus chromosome 1, mCerEla1.1, whole genome shotgun sequence and encodes:
- the LOC122700382 gene encoding olfactory receptor 8I2 → MAGNNFTEVTFFILSGFANHPELQISLFMMFLFIYLFTVLGNLGLILLIRIDSQLHTPMYFFLSNLAFIDVFYSSTVTPKALVNLQSIRKTISFAGCFVQMYFFVGLVCSECFLLGSMAYDRYVAICNPLLYSVVMSQKVCRGLGVMPYVIGFTNSLVSICVISRLAFCDVRINHFFCDTTALLALSCLDAFSTEMVIFVLAGFTLLSSLFIITFTYMAIISAILQIRSAAGRQKAFSTCVSHIMGVTIFYGSLIFTYLQPENTSSLTQAQVASVFYTIVIPMLNPLIYSLRNKDVKNALLKAFQKLFP